Proteins from a genomic interval of Peromyscus leucopus breed LL Stock chromosome 12, UCI_PerLeu_2.1, whole genome shotgun sequence:
- the Nepro gene encoding nucleolus and neural progenitor protein isoform X1, with translation MAAAVRRGAEPWNRVRIPQAGSSSTLTVQDRSATLDICIAAVVKRCRLVTRSLRSRTLDAEVDVLCSVLYSNHNRLGHHKPHLALRQVEQCLKRLKNMNLEGSIEDLSQLLSANETQPGVTESHAVPSQPVVEVVLMKVLGGCKLLLRLLDCCCKAFRLTVKHLVLQEFIILNLVMIGLVSRLWVLHKGLLRRLIALYEPLFGLHQEVSRIQPMPYFKDFAFPSDITDFLGPPYTELFKGKTPAPVATKGVTKLLNKLFLMKEHLPKINEDTLDRISKTSEQAKSNLQGSVDLGQPVKTSKKTKDEKPSGFDVRALCRRLRNKAPQETSLELKCSQSSKLSSRKLTRTSRAAHNIVQRIRVTKTFTQLSEEIQMAVLWCRSKKLKAQATYLGSKLLKSNRLRHVEAQGYSLPKKLQCMKTSLCNCLLRGSIVSTSKCPSRQRSKHKVLSRQRKPQRKLQSTLLKETQQVPEGTLKSARGTSAKWSRADGALPRTDVCPNRKQVLRRLSKPVLKTKETGIHRNLTAGGGNETGLRTKRQTHSVPEAAKEADDIDDIFALMGV, from the exons ATGGCCGCTGCGGTGCGGCGGGGCGCGGAGCCGTGGAACCGCGTGAGGATCCCGCAGGCgggcagcagcagcacactgaCGGTGCAGGACCGCAGCGCCACCCTAG ACATTTGCATTGCAGCTGTCGTGAAAAGGTGCCGTCTCGTCACACGGTCACTCAGGAGCCGGACCTTAGATGCGGAAGTTGACGTGTTATGCTCCGTCCTCTACAGCAATCACAACAGATTGGGCCACCACAAGCCCCATTTGGCTCTCCGACAG GTAGAACAGTGCTTAAAGCGTTTGAAAAACATGAATTTGGAGGGCTCAATTGAAGACTTGTCACAGTTGTTGTCTGCCAA TGAAACTCAGCCGGGAGTTACCGAAAGCCACGCCGTCCCTAGCCAGCcggtggtggaggtggtgctgATGAAGGTTTTGGGAGGCTGCAAGTTGTTACTGCGCCTGTTGGACTGCTGCTGCAAGGCATTCCG GTTGACCGTGAAGCATTTGGTACTGCAGGAATTCATTATTTTGAACCTGGTGATGATTGGGCTGGTGAGCAGGTTATG GGTTCTCCACAAGGGACTTTTAAGGAGGCTGATTGCCTTATATGAGCCACTGTTTGGTTTGCATCAGGAGGTCTCCAGGATTCAGCCCATGCCTTACTTCAAAGACTTTGCCTTTCCCTCTGATATTACTGACTTTCTGGGGCCACCTTACACTGAACTCTTTAAGGGGAAAACGCCGGCACCTGTTGCCACTAAAGGAGTAACTAAGTTGCTAAATAAACTGTTTTTAATGAAAGAACACCTACCAAAGATCAATGAAGACACTTTAGATAGAATTTCCAAAACATCTGAACAAGCGAAGAGCAATCTACAGGGAAGTGTGGACCTAGGACAGCCAGTGAAAACGAGTAAGAAGACCAAGGACG AAAAGCCATCGGGATTTGACGTGCGGGCTTTGTGCAGACGGCTGCGAAACAAGGCTCCTCAG GAGACCAGCCTTGAGTTGAAATGCTCTCAGTCCAGCAAACTTTCCTCTCGAAAGCTGACGAGAACTTCCCGGGCTGCTCACAATATTGTGCAGAGAATCCGGGTGACCAAGACTTTCACCCAGCTTTCTGAAGAAATCCAAATGGCAGTCCTGTGGTGCCGGAGCAAAAAGCTCAAGGCTCAGGCCACCTATCTGGGCAGCAAACTTCTTAAGAGTAACAGGCTTAGACATGTGGAAGCTCAGGGTTATAG CTTACCAAAGAAGCTACAGTGCATGAAAACATCTCTTTGCAACTGCCTTCTTCGAGGCTCCATTGTCAGCACTTCAAAGTGTCCTTCCAGACAAAGATCAAAGCATAAAGTTTTATCGAGACAAAGGAAACCGCAGAGAAAGTTGCAgtcaactcttttaaaggaaaccCAGCAGGTCCCTGAAGGGACTCTGAAGAGCGCCAGGGGCACCAGTGCTAAGTGGAGCCGCGCAGATGGGGCACTTCCGAGGACAGATGTCTGTCCCAACAGAAAGCAGGTCTTGAGAAGACTTTCAAAGCCTGTCCTAAAAACAAAGGAGACAGGGATCCACAGGAATCTCACAGCAGGCGGTGGAAATGAAACTGGTTTGCGGACAAAGAGACAAACACACAGTGTTCCAGAAGCTGCTAAAGAGGCAGATGACATTGATGATATTTTTGCTTTGATGGGAGTGTAG
- the Nepro gene encoding nucleolus and neural progenitor protein isoform X2: protein MRKLTCYAPSSTAITTDWATTSPIWLSDSETQPGVTESHAVPSQPVVEVVLMKVLGGCKLLLRLLDCCCKAFRLTVKHLVLQEFIILNLVMIGLVSRLWVLHKGLLRRLIALYEPLFGLHQEVSRIQPMPYFKDFAFPSDITDFLGPPYTELFKGKTPAPVATKGVTKLLNKLFLMKEHLPKINEDTLDRISKTSEQAKSNLQGSVDLGQPVKTSKKTKDEKPSGFDVRALCRRLRNKAPQETSLELKCSQSSKLSSRKLTRTSRAAHNIVQRIRVTKTFTQLSEEIQMAVLWCRSKKLKAQATYLGSKLLKSNRLRHVEAQGYSLPKKLQCMKTSLCNCLLRGSIVSTSKCPSRQRSKHKVLSRQRKPQRKLQSTLLKETQQVPEGTLKSARGTSAKWSRADGALPRTDVCPNRKQVLRRLSKPVLKTKETGIHRNLTAGGGNETGLRTKRQTHSVPEAAKEADDIDDIFALMGV, encoded by the exons ATGCGGAAGTTGACGTGTTATGCTCCGTCCTCTACAGCAATCACAACAGATTGGGCCACCACAAGCCCCATTTGGCTCTCCGACAG TGAAACTCAGCCGGGAGTTACCGAAAGCCACGCCGTCCCTAGCCAGCcggtggtggaggtggtgctgATGAAGGTTTTGGGAGGCTGCAAGTTGTTACTGCGCCTGTTGGACTGCTGCTGCAAGGCATTCCG GTTGACCGTGAAGCATTTGGTACTGCAGGAATTCATTATTTTGAACCTGGTGATGATTGGGCTGGTGAGCAGGTTATG GGTTCTCCACAAGGGACTTTTAAGGAGGCTGATTGCCTTATATGAGCCACTGTTTGGTTTGCATCAGGAGGTCTCCAGGATTCAGCCCATGCCTTACTTCAAAGACTTTGCCTTTCCCTCTGATATTACTGACTTTCTGGGGCCACCTTACACTGAACTCTTTAAGGGGAAAACGCCGGCACCTGTTGCCACTAAAGGAGTAACTAAGTTGCTAAATAAACTGTTTTTAATGAAAGAACACCTACCAAAGATCAATGAAGACACTTTAGATAGAATTTCCAAAACATCTGAACAAGCGAAGAGCAATCTACAGGGAAGTGTGGACCTAGGACAGCCAGTGAAAACGAGTAAGAAGACCAAGGACG AAAAGCCATCGGGATTTGACGTGCGGGCTTTGTGCAGACGGCTGCGAAACAAGGCTCCTCAG GAGACCAGCCTTGAGTTGAAATGCTCTCAGTCCAGCAAACTTTCCTCTCGAAAGCTGACGAGAACTTCCCGGGCTGCTCACAATATTGTGCAGAGAATCCGGGTGACCAAGACTTTCACCCAGCTTTCTGAAGAAATCCAAATGGCAGTCCTGTGGTGCCGGAGCAAAAAGCTCAAGGCTCAGGCCACCTATCTGGGCAGCAAACTTCTTAAGAGTAACAGGCTTAGACATGTGGAAGCTCAGGGTTATAG CTTACCAAAGAAGCTACAGTGCATGAAAACATCTCTTTGCAACTGCCTTCTTCGAGGCTCCATTGTCAGCACTTCAAAGTGTCCTTCCAGACAAAGATCAAAGCATAAAGTTTTATCGAGACAAAGGAAACCGCAGAGAAAGTTGCAgtcaactcttttaaaggaaaccCAGCAGGTCCCTGAAGGGACTCTGAAGAGCGCCAGGGGCACCAGTGCTAAGTGGAGCCGCGCAGATGGGGCACTTCCGAGGACAGATGTCTGTCCCAACAGAAAGCAGGTCTTGAGAAGACTTTCAAAGCCTGTCCTAAAAACAAAGGAGACAGGGATCCACAGGAATCTCACAGCAGGCGGTGGAAATGAAACTGGTTTGCGGACAAAGAGACAAACACACAGTGTTCCAGAAGCTGCTAAAGAGGCAGATGACATTGATGATATTTTTGCTTTGATGGGAGTGTAG